A genomic stretch from Suncus etruscus isolate mSunEtr1 chromosome 17, mSunEtr1.pri.cur, whole genome shotgun sequence includes:
- the LRRC18 gene encoding leucine-rich repeat-containing protein 18 yields the protein MVKSAGKPAKGKKITLSVAKNCIKITFDGKKRLDLSKMGITTFPKCILRLTDVDELDLSRNLIRKIPDQISKFQNLRWLDLHSNYIDKLPESIGQMTTLLYLNVSNNRLTTNGLPVELNQLKNIRTMNLGLNHLDSVPTTLGALKELHEVGLHDNLLSAIPNSISKLPKLKKLNIKRNPFPKLEETDEFVDSIKRLEKLYLIEDKDLCAPCLKKCQQAREKLYKIKNMAPAAQKKPIFSNLISPNSLAKESQEEWR from the coding sequence ATGGTCAAGAGCGCAGGAAAGCCCGCCAAGGGCAAAAAGATCACACTCAGTGTGGCAAAGAATTGCATCAAAATTACATTTGATGGGAAAAAACGCCTTGACTTGAGCAAGATGGGAATTACTACCTTCCCCAAGTGTATTCTGAGACTGACTGATGTGGATGAGCTTGATCTTAGCCGGAATTTGATCAGGAAGATTCCTGATCAGATCTCCAAGTTCCAGAATCTGCGATGGCTAGACCTCCACAGCAACTACATTGACAAGCTTCCAGAGAGCATTGGCCAGATGACTACTCTGCTCTACCTCAATGTTAGCAATAACAGACTGACTACCAATGGTCTTCCAGTGGAGCTGAATCAACTCAAGAATATACGCACGATGAATTTGGGCTTGAACCATCTAGACAGTGTGCCCACCACACTGGGTGCTCTGAAGGAGTTGCATGAGGTGGGACTTCATGACAACTTGTTAAGTGCCATTCCCAACAGCATTTCCAAACTCCCCAAGCTTAAAAAGCTCAACATAAAGCGAAACCCCTTTCCCAAGCTTGAGGAAACAGATGAGTTTGTAGATTCCATCAAGAGACTGGAGAAATTATATCTGATAGAAGATAAAGATCTATGTGCACCTTGTCTGAAAAAATGCCAGCAGGCTCGAGAAAAGTTATACAAAATCAAGAACATGGCCCCAGCAGCACAGAAAAAGCCCATCTTCTCTAATTTGATCTCACCCAACTCCCTGGCCAAGGAATCCCAGGAAGAGTGGAGGTGA